The region gTAATTGTTAAAGAGTCGAGGCATACATCACAAAACACTATTCTCCTCAGACCCCCGAGAAATATATTTCCTAGCATGCTCCCACCTTCTTCACTCCCCTCCCAATTTTAGCCATTACATCGTTGGAAAGGccgtttttttcttcctttcattTCACCTCCCTTTCTCTCTCATTTCCTCGTTacttcttttctgtttttttacatatatacatatatgttTTTATCTGAAGGCACAATTCAGCCTTAAAAATCTATAATAAGGCGAACAAAGGGAATCCAGGGTGGGACACTCTTGAAAATACACAATCCTCTGAAGTGTAATCGGATTCCAAGGCCTGAAGTCTACAGTAAATACTAAGGGAAAGTTATTTCTTATGGAATTAATGTAATGTTAATGTATTCACTCACTCGAATATTGCCACTTTGTCTGGTTCTTCTCGATCTTCTCTCTCCGCATTTCCACCGTAACGCTTCCCATCCTCATCAATCGCCTTTTTGtctatttttccttcttttacaTCAGATGCTAATGAAACAGAAACGAAACTTTTCTAAGCTCTCTTAAAAATCACAGCTTCAGTGAAATGTGGAAAACAAACTCAAATAGCACAAAGTTCGAAGTGTTGGCGTAAATCAGCGTAGGCATTGTCTAAGTATCTTTCTACTCTAACTTTGGCCATGTGCTGTTTCCATCAAGCGAAAGAGATGAAGAGATAGGTGTCGTCACTCTTACCTTTTTCCCCCTCTCTTTGTGGAAGGGAAAAACAGGGCAGCCATGAATATGAGTGCTAGGGGATAGGTAACATCTACCCAGATAGTTAAAACACCCAATCGACCGGCTCTGAGGAGTCAGAATGTCGTCACCATGAGAAATCCACCACCCAAAGTGGGCAAAGTACCACCAGTTCAATGTATGTAGAAAACCCCACCACAACTGTCTGGGGCACCCTGGTTTCTCAGCATTCCAATCATTTACATAGGTGTGCACCGCTACTGTGGAGCTTGTGGTTGGTGGTCCCAACAAGCGCTGAGGTCCAATATTTCCAAAGCGTATAACAATTCTTGCACCACCAAAAAGCAAAGAATAAAAACCTCGACTACAAGTATATGTTGAGCCTATTACACAACCATTGTTGCGAAACGtgaatttgtttcaacaaGCTGGCAAGCAACTACAGAGCATGCGCACACCTGTGTCTCACATGCAACAGGAAACGGAAAGTGCGGTTCAAGAAATTAGAGAAAGTTGATCTCCACCAAAGCAAAGAATGATGGATCTACTTGGCGAGAAAGGCTCATCGTCGTGGTTGTCGGTATTGCCATTAAAAGATCAAGGCTTCAATTTaaacaaaggagaatttcGTGATGCACTCAATTTACGATATGGATGGCAGATGAAAAACGCACCCCACCACTGTACGTGTGGAAAAGCTTTTTCGACAGACCATGCCATGACATGCCCCTCAGGTGGACTACCAATTGCAAGGCATTATGAGATCCGAGATATAACTGCCCAATGTCTGACGGAAGTACGTACAGATGTAGAAAAAGAACCACAGCTGCAATCACTTTCAGGCGAAATCATACTACCACGCAAGGCCAACAAGCAAGATGATGCAAGATTAAATATTAGAGCAAAAGGATTCTGGAGTTAGGCAACAAGATGCATTTTTTGACGTTAGGGTTTTTCACCCGAACGCATCGAGCCACCGAAATAGCAATATCCCTGTACTCTGTAGACAACAGGAGATGACGAAGAAGAGGGAGTATGTTGACAAGATAAGGGAAGTCGAACATGCCGTATTGACTCCACCTGTGTTTTCAACAACGGGCGACATAGGGAAAGAGACAACTGTTGCATACAAACGCTTAGCTGAGCTAATTGCACAGAAACGAAAATCTGAATATGGTATAACTCTTGCGTGCATGGATGCGATGCACCTTATCTTTTGCCTTGATACCATCAGCTGTTATGGCAATAAGAGCCAGTCGTTTTTCAAACCGGAATCCAGATTCAAACATCGAACTGGGCTATAGTGAAGGCCACTTAGGAGTCTTTTAAAATCACATCTATATATAATATGCTTTTGATTTCTGCTTTTAATGTAGATGAACAGTGAAGTTGAACAGCTTTTATAATTGGAACggaatatttttgttcttaaatAATTTCTGTATAGAGGCTTTGCATAATCACGTGGCCTCTGTAGCAACGGTAACTACGCCGCCATGACATCGGGCAGGCAaaacaatatggccgccaaGCTACACAGTGAACGCGTACCGTCTCTCCCAAAATATCGTGAAACCCTAGCCTTAGAACGACGTAAAAGTTACGATGAAAAGCTTAAATTGATCGAAAACATTGATCCCTACAACGTCAGCAACCTCTTATTCTCGGATTCGATGGAATTATGGcctgaaattgaatttcccGACATCGCAAACTACCTGATCTTCTCCACGAGTAGCTACACCAAAGAGCAACTCAAGGCTTATAAAAGCCTAGATGCCTACAACTATTTTGTAGCTGGCTGGGTCAGATGCATCTTTGTTGGAAAAGCTACAGATAACATCAAGATTCTCATCGGAAaggtaggttttttttttttttcccgagaaATTATGAAACAACCGAACGGTCTGTTTACAAGTCATTTTATAACTGGGATCTCGTAAACCACATGACCTGACACTCGCATTTCTTTATTGCTTTGATGCAGGTTAACCACTCTCAGCGAATGAATGAGACACCTTTAAAGCCTTGGGTTGCAGCTACAAATGAAGGCACAGTCGTAACAGCGCATTGTAACTGTATGGCAGGACTAGGAGGAGCTTGCTCTCATGTTGGAGCAATTCTTTTCGCTGTAGAAGCTGGTGTTAGGATAAAGCGTTCTACGACATGCACGTCGGTTCCATGCAAGTGGTTAATGCCAACTCCTGTGATCGCTGTTTCTTATCAGGAGCTTAGAGACATCGATTTTACTTCGTCCAAgactaagaaaagaaaattggacaTAAGGACTAATCTACCGTAAaagtccatgtataagccgcacccgCACATAAGCCCTGCACCCaattttggacaaaaaaaattgaaacaacaaaCTTTTAAGTTCTAATGAAGTTCTATAAGTAAACAAACAGGGACAAACAAGTACGGTTTCAAAACACTGACATGGTGGTTGCTACGAGCTTTCATATCAATTAAGTCTTCACGCAGATAgtgaaattttcacttttcataCCCTTCTTCTTTTGAATTCGCAATAAAAAAGTTAGGATGCTCTCTCAaggcgatttttttttcaagattacTGATTACTTTGTACCTGCTGGCAGCTCACTCTCATTCTTttcaataattcttttttcctttttgggtCGAACATGTGGAGAAGTGACTAAAAACAATGCCAAACAAGAGGTGTTAACCTTCAGCTAAAAAAAGTATATTGCAAAGAACCTGACATGAAAGTACACTTGTTAACAACTACAGAAAATGCTTTTCTGTCACTGAAAACTTAAAAACCTCTTCATCAAAAGCTAAGGTTCTAAGAATTGCATGAAGTTTCACAAACAAGAAATCTCGTACCAAATGTCCTTGCAAAGAGAACAAATTATCACTTTGTATTCATGGGAAATTTCCTTGAGGACAAATATGATTCATGAAATAAATGTATGATGTCAGAGAGATCATCAACCATTTCAAATTCTCATGAAACTTCACATACTGGACTTAAATAAGGTACTTGCCTGCATTCATTCAGTATGGGGCACAAAATTGagttaaatttgcattttgccaGCTACCAGATGTTGATTGCTCTGATGGTAGAGCAGTGTGCAGCACAATCTCACAGATCATGTGCTCGAGTCTCATTTTTTCACCTGGGTTTCTTCACATAACTACATGTTACTCATTTTCATGCAGTGGTCTCTCTAATATCATACAAATTACTGCCTCCCTCCTTTTAATAAGGgcaatacaataattttatgcaGAAAATGACATGACATTACACAATGAAATTATAGCTGTTCAGGCAACATTTGTTTCTCTAAATAAACTTTATCACTCAGGGGATTAAAAATAATCTCCCATGAGAATAATCATTAGGCACCGAAGAACTATAACCCCATCCGCTAATGTCTTAACAAAGTGCATACTACTACTTTTGGGAGCTGCAAACTTTAAACCATCCCCTTGTATACCTGTGACGTCCATGTTCTGTTTCCTTGCTCCCACATCCCGTGCTGTGATCTCAGGCTCAGAGGAAGTTCCTGttcaataaagaaaattttaaatagtTAAGATAACATGGTTTCTTGACAATGGGTGAAAGAACAGGTATAAAGTTTTGTTCTGTAATGCAAgccatattaattttaaattcctCTAGTTCACTTATCAATTTTCTTAGTAAATGTGTCCCATGTTAGTAAATGTGTCCCATCGATAGCCTtacaaacaatgaaataaactaGACTGCACAACAATGATCCAACTTTAACTGCAAACATCTATACATTTTTTCACATGATCAATACAGTAATTCAGAATAATGCATCTTGTTTTATGCTCTACTTATCTTCAATATCAgcataatttttaataaacaagCTAGTAGAATCTAAAGGTACGACATACCATCAACAACAAGCTTAAACATCTTTTCAATGAGACTTTTGCATTGTTCAGACCAACTGTATTTTTTCCCATAGGAACCTCGGACATTCTTAACCTCCTCAAGTTGTTGCATTCTGTCTTTGTCCCAGAAGCGCTTGATGGCTTTTCTCCAATCACTGGGATCTTCAGaatcaacaacaaataaagAGCCACATAATGCAGTGCCCAGAGCTTCTCCAAAACCAGAGTTTTTGCTGATGATTACAGGAAGCCCAGCTGACAGCGCCTCCAGGCCTGTCAACCCGAACCCATCTGTCCTTGATGGCATCAGCACAAGATCCACCTCACAAAATAACTTCTTTAGATCTTCTCTGCTATCCAAATAACTTCTCACCTTCTGACGTTGCTTAGGTATGCCCAAATCAACAAATTGCTGGGCAATCTCCTCATGTTTTCCGTTGCGGGGTACTCccacaaaataaaggatagtGTCAGACAAGGCAGCAACAGATCTTGCTGCAATGTCATATCCCTTTAACTCAAAATCTTCAGTATCTCCAcgaccaaaaaccaaaacacgGCACTTGTTTCTTTTGACAGGACCTAGTCGAACACTAGCAAAGTCAGTAAAAACACCAGGAGTGAACTCAAAAACATCTTTCTTACACCAGCTTAGGTACCCGCGAAAGGCTTCCGTCAACTTGGGTCCAACTGCCACAACAAAGTCAGCCATCTCGCACAGCTCTACCTCAATGCGATGCTTTTCTTCTCCTGTTGCAATTGGTTTCTCATAACATTTGTACATTCCTAGTTCCTCTGAGTCAGTGTGTACAATTTGAATCCACTTGCATTTGTGAGAGTTGCAGATGAATTGAGCTTGACGACCAAGTTTCGCTCCATGACCAACAACCACATCTATCCTCCGGTGCTTTGGGGGAAAGCTAAGCCAGTCCAGTTCATCGTAACCAGGTCGTCCTGTTGCCTCAAGAATGGTAATATCATGACTTTCAGCTGCTTTCTTGTCCTCATGAGAGCATTTAGGCAAAAAGAAGGTGACTTCAACATAAGAAAACTTGGCTAATTGAATGGCCAACTGTCTGTTTATGGTGGAAAGCCCTCCTTTGGTGGATCCCCATTCAGAAGCCAAAATGGTGACTTTGAGTTTCCTGGAGTCATGAATTGGATCATGTTCTTGAGACAGCCACGCATTAGATGCCATCAAGAACCGTGTCAATCAGGAATGGTGCATCCAACCAATGTGCTCATaatcctttaaaaaaaagaacgcATTGAAGCAATAAATGTCTCTAAAGGAATgatgaagaagaaaggaaatctTGCCCCTTCTTCTCATTCATTCACTTACACAATGAATGAAATATTGTAGATGGAAGTTGTGGACTGTAAATGGAAGCAGAAGTAAGTTCATGTGTCTACTCTTATTCTtggtaaataaatttaaattgaagCTCAAACACATGCATCCAAGGAAGGGAGACATTATGTTTGCAAAGTCTaataaggaaataaataacattaaatCACAAGTTGGGAACTTCTGAAATGTGCAAAGTGTACATTGAGGAACCAAAATCTTTAGTTCCCATAAGCAATTTCATTTGACACACTGTCAACTGAACAAGGCAAATTATCGCGGCATCCACATTGGAAACTTGCTCACTCAATGTTAGTAGTGGACAATCATTCCTTTATTAATGTGCTTTTTCTTTGGGATCTTCAACATACAGCCcataaatcaataatatttccAACGATAGTTTAACAGTTAAGCATTTTCCAAGGTCCATTTTTGATCCAAGCTAGATGCTTgctcaaacaaaaattgctaCATGATTTGCTGAAAATCTTCAGTATGAGCCATGGAACAATATCTCATTTAAAATGTCTTGAAATGGCTACCAGTTGTAATAATTGATCAGTCACAGGCTATGATATGATTGAGAAAAAGCTGTCCTTCATGAATGAAGTCTCAGCCCTGGCAAttcatacaaaaaaaatatgattcTGCTTTGTTATGTATGTTCATACATGTCAACATAATCTGAAATGAATTACAGGCTGTAGGAGCGCAGAGGTGTCAAGAATCCCCACAATCCAAATAAAGCAATTTCCACAAAACAGTAAAAAGTTGTAATCATATTAttcaatttacaataataataataataataataatgatcattGTAAAATTCACTAATAATTCATAAGTATTATGACCAATCAATAggcagtatttgagtcacatcTGCACCCCGGTAATCCCCAATACAAATCGATGATCTGTATAAATTATATGATGTAAATACATCATGAATATAATGCATTAGAACTGTAGATTTAAcctgttcaggcctgaatttttctggcCATACTCGCTACTGCTTAACCTTCACTTCAGAAATCAATGAATTTttaatcagttgtattaaATTTAGTTTAATGCCAATTTAAAGCTTCATAGTGATTGCTTTCAATCATTCCCCCACCCTACCCACCCTCTTTTATACCCTTTCTGCTGACGAATCAGTGTTGACGGGTGCCTGGAATTGGGGCTCAATTGGCTTGGTTGCAGGGACTTGCCAGCCATTGGAGCAGTGTTCTATCTGGGAGCTGGCTGGACACAGTGGAAGCCCCTGGATACCCCAGGCAGCCTCCTCCCATGTAAATGAGGAAGCACTTAATTTTATACAGACTCCTAGTTAGCTAATTAGTGTTCCTTAACTTAAGATATAGATCTTtactattgtttcatttcacaagtatGATAAAATATTTGTGTCCAATCTGTAAGGAGGTTGCAATGGCTTGCCTTTGGATCACCATTGTAAATGCCTATTCATATGTTACGttcatattttatttactACTTGAAGAGTAAAACACAAGGCTGTCATTTTGTTTCGAAGAAGCTGGCTACATAAGGAAAGTAGTTAGCTATTTTTAACTGTGGTTACAGAGTTTCAGTCACTGTTTACA is a window of Acropora palmata chromosome 4, jaAcrPala1.3, whole genome shotgun sequence DNA encoding:
- the LOC141878523 gene encoding uncharacterized protein LOC141878523; its protein translation is MAAKLHSERVPSLPKYRETLALERRKSYDEKLKLIENIDPYNVSNLLFSDSMELWPEIEFPDIANYLIFSTSSYTKEQLKAYKSLDAYNYFVAGWVRCIFVGKATDNIKILIGKVNHSQRMNETPLKPWVAATNEGTVVTAHCNCMAGLGGACSHVGAILFAVEAGVRIKRSTTCTSVPCKWLMPTPVIAVSYQELRDIDFTSSKTKKRKLDIRTNLP